The Blattabacterium cuenoti genome segment AAAAGTATTTTTTATAAAAAAAATTTGAGTTGAATAATTAATAATGAAATACGGGAAAAATAAAAAAATTGTTATAGCTGTAGATGGACTTTCATCATCTGGAAAAAGTACTTTATCCAAAAAAATTTCAGAAAAATTCCAATATAAATATATAGATACTGGATCTATTTATAGAATAATTACTTTATTAGCAATTCGTAAGAATATTTTTAATAGTGATTTATGGAATATAAAAAATTTTATTTCTTCCATATCCATAGAAGAAATAAATAATTTAAATGTTATTTTAAATAAAAAAAATATAAAGTCTAAAATTAGATCAATCGAGGTAACTAATAAAGTTCCATTTATCTCTAGAATTCCTGAGATTAGAAAAAAATTAATTTCTATACAAAGAAATATGATAAAAAAAGAAAAAAATGGAGTAATAGTAGATGGAAGAGATATTGGAAATTGTGTATTTCCGAAATCAGAATTAAAATTTTTTATTAAAGGATCTATAGATATTCGTTCTTATAGAAGATATAAAGATCTACTTAATAATAAAACAGAAAAAAATAAAAATATTTCTTATGA includes the following:
- the cmk gene encoding (d)CMP kinase — encoded protein: MKYGKNKKIVIAVDGLSSSGKSTLSKKISEKFQYKYIDTGSIYRIITLLAIRKNIFNSDLWNIKNFISSISIEEINNLNVILNKKNIKSKIRSIEVTNKVPFISRIPEIRKKLISIQRNMIKKEKNGVIVDGRDIGNCVFPKSELKFFIKGSIDIRSYRRYKDLLNNKTEKNKNISYEEVKKKILFRDEMDINRKISPLKKSINHIEINNNNYSIDVPLNLIYKIIKKKFYETSK